One stretch of Streptomyces sp. NBC_00443 DNA includes these proteins:
- the nuoN gene encoding NADH-quinone oxidoreductase subunit NuoN, whose product MSASAVHSLWTTAADPISKIDPPKIEYGQLSPTLIIVGAAIVGVLIEAVVPRKARYYAQVFVCVVALVTAFAAVVALAAGGYATTKAGIAAMGAIAVDGPALFLQGTILLAGLVGLFTFAERRLDPEAHGNRVDSFAAQAASVPGSDSEKAAVKAGFTTTEVFPLLMFAVAGMLIFPAANDLLTLFIALEVFSLPLYLMCALARRKRLMSQEAAVKYFLLGAFASAFTLFGIALLYGYAGSVSYATIAQVVDGTVPDVTPALADTMGNDALLLVGAAMIVMGLLFKVGAVPFHMWTPDVYQGAPTPVTGFMAAATKVAAFGALLRILYVVLPGLRWDWRPVMWGVAIVTMLGGAIVAITQTDIKRLLAYSSIAHAGFILAGVIATTPDGVSSVLFYLAAYSFVTIGAFAVVTLVRDAGGEATHLSKWAGLGRRSPMVAAVFAVFLLAFAGIPLTSGFAGKFAVFKAAAEGGAGPLVVVGVISSAIAAFFYIRVIVLMFFSEPNPEGPTVAVPSPLTMTAIGVGVAVTLVLGVAPQYFLDLAGNAGVFVR is encoded by the coding sequence GTGAGCGCATCAGCTGTCCACAGCCTGTGGACAACCGCGGCCGATCCGATCTCGAAGATCGACCCACCGAAGATCGAGTACGGACAATTGTCGCCTACCTTGATCATCGTCGGAGCGGCGATCGTCGGGGTACTGATCGAGGCGGTCGTCCCGCGCAAGGCCCGTTACTACGCGCAGGTGTTCGTCTGTGTCGTGGCGCTCGTCACCGCCTTCGCCGCGGTCGTGGCGCTCGCGGCCGGCGGATACGCCACCACCAAGGCGGGCATCGCCGCGATGGGCGCGATCGCCGTCGACGGACCGGCCCTCTTCCTGCAGGGCACGATCCTGCTGGCGGGCCTGGTCGGCCTGTTCACCTTCGCCGAGCGGCGACTCGACCCGGAGGCGCACGGCAACCGGGTCGACTCCTTCGCCGCACAGGCGGCGTCCGTGCCGGGCAGCGACAGCGAGAAGGCCGCGGTGAAGGCCGGGTTCACCACCACCGAGGTGTTCCCGCTGCTGATGTTCGCGGTCGCGGGCATGCTGATCTTCCCGGCGGCCAACGACCTGCTGACGCTGTTCATCGCGCTGGAGGTCTTCTCGCTCCCGCTGTACCTGATGTGCGCGCTGGCCCGCCGCAAGCGGCTCATGTCGCAGGAAGCCGCGGTCAAGTACTTCCTGCTGGGTGCCTTCGCGTCCGCGTTCACACTGTTCGGCATCGCGCTGCTGTACGGGTACGCGGGTTCCGTGTCGTACGCGACGATCGCGCAGGTCGTCGACGGTACGGTCCCGGACGTCACCCCGGCGCTCGCGGACACGATGGGCAACGACGCGCTGCTGCTCGTCGGCGCCGCGATGATCGTCATGGGCCTGCTGTTCAAGGTGGGCGCGGTGCCGTTCCACATGTGGACGCCCGACGTCTACCAGGGCGCACCGACGCCCGTGACCGGCTTCATGGCGGCGGCGACGAAGGTGGCGGCGTTCGGCGCGCTGCTCCGCATCCTCTACGTCGTGCTGCCCGGCCTGCGCTGGGACTGGCGGCCGGTCATGTGGGGCGTCGCGATCGTCACCATGCTGGGCGGTGCGATCGTCGCGATCACGCAGACCGACATCAAGCGGCTGCTGGCGTACTCGTCGATCGCGCACGCGGGCTTCATCCTCGCGGGTGTCATCGCGACCACTCCGGACGGGGTGTCGTCCGTCCTCTTCTACCTGGCCGCCTACTCGTTCGTGACGATCGGGGCGTTCGCGGTGGTGACGCTGGTGCGCGACGCCGGCGGCGAGGCGACGCACCTGTCCAAGTGGGCCGGTCTGGGCCGTCGTTCACCCATGGTCGCGGCCGTGTTCGCGGTGTTCCTGCTGGCCTTCGCCGGTATCCCGCTGACCTCTGGCTTCGCCGGGAAGTTCGCCGTGTTCAAGGCGGCGGCCGAGGGCGGGGCGGGCCCGCTGGTCGTGGTCGGTGTGATCTCGTCCGCGATCGCGGCGTTCTTCTACATCCGCGTGATCGTCCTGATGTTCTTCAGCGAGCCGAACCCGGAGGGGCCGACGGTGGCCGTTCCGTCGCCGCTGACGATGACGGCGATCGGGGTGGGCGTGGCGGTCACGCTGGTCCTGGGTGTGGCGCCGCAGTACTTCCTGGATCTGGCCGGCAACGCGGGGGTGTTCGTGCGCTGA
- a CDS encoding NADH-quinone oxidoreductase subunit J, protein MTGQLAAYSTSTGEAFQFWVLGTVAVIGALCTVFMKKAVHSALCLAGTMIILAVFYLANGAYFLGIVQIVVYTGAIMMLFLFVVMLVGVTAADSLKETIKGQRWLALLCGLGFGILLIGGIGNASITEFNGLAQANANGNVEGLATLIFTKYVFAFEITGALLITAAIGAMVLTHRERTERAKTQREMSEERVREGKHVPPLPAPGVYARHNAVDIAGLLPDGTPSDLTVSKTLRERGQIRDVSTEALNDLRALEQRAEERLERTAIEPSTFKRPEEASK, encoded by the coding sequence ATGACCGGGCAGCTCGCCGCCTACTCCACCTCCACCGGAGAGGCCTTCCAGTTCTGGGTCCTCGGCACCGTCGCCGTGATCGGCGCTCTGTGCACCGTCTTCATGAAGAAGGCCGTGCACAGCGCGCTCTGTCTCGCCGGGACAATGATCATCCTGGCGGTCTTCTACCTCGCCAACGGCGCCTACTTCCTGGGCATCGTGCAGATCGTCGTCTACACCGGCGCGATCATGATGCTGTTCCTGTTCGTGGTGATGCTTGTCGGCGTCACGGCTGCGGACTCCCTGAAGGAGACCATCAAGGGCCAGCGCTGGCTGGCCCTTCTCTGCGGCCTGGGCTTCGGCATCCTGCTGATCGGCGGTATCGGCAACGCCTCGATCACGGAGTTCAACGGTCTCGCCCAGGCGAACGCGAACGGCAATGTGGAGGGCCTCGCCACCCTCATCTTCACCAAGTACGTCTTCGCCTTCGAGATCACCGGCGCCCTGCTGATCACGGCCGCCATCGGCGCCATGGTGCTCACGCACCGAGAGCGCACGGAACGTGCCAAGACCCAGCGCGAGATGTCCGAAGAGCGCGTCCGCGAAGGCAAGCACGTCCCGCCGCTGCCGGCCCCCGGCGTGTACGCCCGCCACAACGCGGTCGACATCGCGGGCCTCCTGCCCGACGGCACCCCGTCCGACCTCACGGTCAGCAAGACGCTGCGCGAGCGCGGCCAGATCCGTGACGTGTCCACCGAGGCGCTCAACGACCTGCGGGCCCTTGAACAGCGCGCGGAGGAACGGCTGGAGCGGACCGCGATCGAGCCGTCGACCTTCAAGCGGCCCGAGGAGGCGTCGAAGTGA
- the nuoI gene encoding NADH-quinone oxidoreductase subunit NuoI, with protein sequence MAEEPKETKPGFQNPVAGFGVTFKAMFKKRLTEQYPEQEKTTAPRFHGRHQLNRHPDGLEKCVGCELCAWACPADAIYVEGADNTDEERYSPGERYGRVYQINYARCILCGLCIEACPTRALTMTNEFELADSSRANLIYTKEQLLAGLEDGMVDSPHAIYPGTDEQDYYRGLVTEAAPGTTQQVALSKGEVPQEADSTFGEDEPASGKVIGR encoded by the coding sequence ATGGCTGAGGAGCCCAAGGAGACCAAGCCCGGTTTCCAGAACCCCGTGGCCGGCTTCGGTGTGACCTTCAAGGCCATGTTCAAGAAGCGGCTGACCGAGCAGTACCCGGAGCAGGAGAAGACCACCGCTCCCCGCTTCCACGGACGGCACCAGCTCAACCGCCATCCGGACGGCCTGGAGAAGTGCGTCGGCTGCGAGCTGTGCGCCTGGGCCTGCCCCGCCGACGCCATCTATGTGGAGGGCGCCGACAACACCGACGAGGAGCGCTACTCGCCGGGCGAGCGGTACGGCCGCGTCTACCAGATCAACTACGCCCGCTGCATCCTGTGCGGCCTGTGCATCGAGGCGTGTCCCACGCGCGCGCTCACGATGACCAACGAGTTCGAGCTTGCTGACTCCAGCCGCGCCAACCTCATCTACACCAAGGAGCAACTGCTCGCCGGACTTGAGGACGGCATGGTCGACAGCCCCCATGCCATCTACCCGGGCACGGACGAGCAGGACTACTACCGGGGTCTGGTGACGGAGGCCGCGCCGGGCACGACCCAGCAGGTCGCGCTCTCCAAGGGTGAGGTCCCGCAGGAGGCGGACTCGACCTTCGGTGAGGACGAACCGGCGTCCGGGAAGGTGATCGGCCGATGA
- the nuoK gene encoding NADH-quinone oxidoreductase subunit NuoK, which produces MNPVNYLYLAALLFTIGATGVLIRRNAIVVFMCIELMLNACNLTLVAFSRMHGNLDGQIIAFFTMVVAAAEVVVGLAIIVSLFRSRHSASVDDASLMKL; this is translated from the coding sequence GTGAACCCGGTCAACTACCTCTACCTCGCCGCCCTGTTGTTCACGATCGGCGCCACCGGCGTGCTGATCAGACGCAACGCGATCGTTGTCTTCATGTGCATCGAGCTCATGCTCAACGCGTGCAACCTCACGCTCGTGGCCTTCTCACGGATGCACGGCAATCTCGACGGCCAGATCATCGCCTTCTTCACGATGGTCGTCGCCGCCGCGGAGGTCGTCGTCGGGCTCGCGATCATCGTGTCGCTGTTCCGTTCCCGCCACTCGGCCTCGGTCGACGACGCCAGCCTGATGAAGCTCTAA
- a CDS encoding NADH-quinone oxidoreductase subunit M, which yields MSFPLLTATAVLPAIGAIATAAVPAARRTAAKWLALLFSLATLALAITVLVRFDPDGDRYQLTESHAWIAEFGVRYELGVDGIAVVLIALTALLMPFIILAGWHDADPLETGSRRWRPTQGFFALILAVEAMVILSFEATDVFLFYIFFEAMLIPMYFLIGGFGDRAHEHGEKVASTQRSYAAVKFLLYNLVGGLIMLAAVIGLYVVAGNFSLQEIAEARANGTLDMATNTERWLFLGFFFAFAVKAPLWPLHTWLPNAMGEATAPVAVLITAVVDKVGTFAMLRFCLQLFPEASKWATPAILVLALISIIYGALLAVGQRDIKRLVAYASISHFGFIIMGIFAMTSQGQSGATLYMVNHGISTAALMLVAGFLISRRGSRLIADYGGVQKVAPVLAGTFLIGSLATLSLPGLAPFVSEFLVLVGTFTRYPVIGIIATFGIVLAALYTLVLYQRTMTGPVKAEVSAMPDLRVRELVVVAPLVALLIFLGVYPKPLTDIVNPAVKQTMSDVQKKDPQPEVEAAK from the coding sequence ATGTCCTTTCCTCTGCTGACAGCTACGGCGGTGCTCCCGGCGATCGGGGCGATCGCCACGGCCGCCGTACCGGCCGCCCGGCGCACCGCCGCCAAGTGGCTGGCGCTGCTCTTCTCGCTCGCCACACTCGCCCTCGCGATCACCGTCCTGGTCCGCTTCGACCCGGACGGCGACCGCTACCAGCTCACCGAATCCCACGCCTGGATCGCGGAGTTCGGGGTCCGGTACGAACTCGGCGTGGACGGCATCGCGGTGGTGCTGATCGCGCTGACGGCGCTGCTGATGCCGTTCATCATCCTCGCGGGCTGGCACGACGCCGACCCGCTGGAGACCGGCAGCAGGCGCTGGCGGCCGACGCAGGGCTTCTTCGCCCTGATCCTGGCCGTCGAGGCGATGGTGATCCTCTCCTTCGAGGCCACCGACGTCTTCCTCTTCTACATCTTCTTCGAGGCCATGCTCATCCCGATGTACTTCCTCATCGGTGGCTTCGGGGACCGTGCCCACGAGCACGGCGAGAAGGTGGCGTCCACGCAACGGTCGTACGCCGCCGTGAAGTTCCTGCTCTACAACCTGGTCGGCGGTCTGATCATGCTGGCCGCGGTGATCGGCCTGTACGTGGTCGCCGGGAACTTCAGCCTCCAGGAGATCGCCGAGGCCCGCGCCAACGGCACGCTCGACATGGCGACGAACACCGAACGCTGGCTGTTCCTCGGCTTCTTCTTCGCCTTCGCGGTGAAGGCGCCGCTGTGGCCACTGCACACCTGGCTGCCCAACGCGATGGGGGAGGCCACCGCACCGGTCGCCGTCCTCATCACCGCGGTCGTCGACAAGGTGGGCACCTTCGCGATGCTCCGCTTCTGCCTCCAGCTGTTCCCGGAGGCGAGCAAGTGGGCGACGCCCGCGATCCTCGTACTGGCGCTGATCAGCATCATCTACGGCGCCCTGCTCGCGGTCGGGCAGCGGGACATCAAGCGGCTGGTGGCGTACGCGTCGATCTCCCACTTCGGCTTCATCATCATGGGCATCTTCGCGATGACCAGCCAGGGCCAGTCCGGCGCGACGCTCTACATGGTCAACCACGGCATTTCCACGGCCGCGTTGATGCTGGTGGCCGGATTCCTGATCTCCCGGCGCGGTTCGCGGCTCATCGCCGACTACGGCGGAGTGCAGAAGGTCGCCCCCGTGCTCGCCGGCACCTTCCTGATCGGCAGCCTGGCGACCCTGTCGCTACCGGGCCTGGCGCCCTTCGTCAGTGAATTCCTCGTCCTGGTCGGCACGTTCACGCGCTATCCGGTGATCGGAATCATCGCCACCTTCGGCATCGTGCTCGCCGCGCTCTACACGCTCGTCCTCTACCAGCGGACGATGACGGGCCCGGTGAAGGCGGAAGTCTCCGCGATGCCCGACCTCAGGGTGCGTGAACTCGTGGTCGTCGCTCCGCTGGTCGCACTGCTGATCTTCCTGGGCGTCTACCCGAAGCCCCTCACGGACATCGTCAACCCGGCGGTCAAGCAGACCATGTCCGACGTACAGAAGAAGGACCCCCAGCCCGAGGTGGAGGCCGCCAAGTGA
- the nuoL gene encoding NADH-quinone oxidoreductase subunit L, whose translation MENLIALLIAAPLLGAALLLCGGRRLDAVGQWIGTLLSFVSFVFGVILFADLLGKDAESRTLTQHLYSWIPVEGFQADVAFRLDQLSITFVLLITGVGSLIHLYSVGYMEHDERRRRFFGYLNLFLAAMLLLVLADNYLLLYVGWEGVGLASYLLIGFWQHKPSAATAAKKAFLVNRVGDMGLSIAIMLMFLWFGTFAFGPVLGTGEEAGLAADTSEGRLTAIGLMLLLAACGKSAQVPLQSWLGDAMEGPTPVSALIHAATMVTAGVYLIVRSGAIFNAAPDAQLVVTIVGAVTLLFGAIVGCAKDDIKKALAGSTMSQIGYMVLAAGLGPIGYVFAIMHLVTHGFFKAGLFLGAGSVMHGMNDEVDMRKYGALRKYMPVTFVTFGLGYLAIIGFPGLSGFFSKDKIIEAAFAKGGTEGWILGGCALLGAAITAYYMTRVMLMTFFGEKRWQPDEKGNEPHPHESPKVMTIPMIVLAVGSVAAGGFFSIGERFVHWLEPITGFEHGHPPISAGVVTGATVACMVIGVAIAYGQYGRRPVPVVAPRGSLLTRAARRDLLQDDFNHVVLVRGGEHLTRSLVYVDHTLVDGVVNGTAASVGGLSGRMRKLQNGFARSYAVSMFGGAAVLIAATLLMRAV comes from the coding sequence GTGGAGAACCTGATTGCGCTGCTGATCGCGGCGCCATTGCTCGGAGCGGCCCTCCTGTTGTGCGGCGGCCGGCGTCTCGACGCCGTCGGACAGTGGATCGGCACGCTCCTGTCGTTCGTCTCCTTCGTCTTCGGCGTGATCCTCTTCGCCGATCTGCTGGGCAAGGACGCCGAGAGCCGGACCCTCACCCAGCACCTGTACAGCTGGATCCCGGTCGAGGGCTTCCAGGCGGACGTCGCCTTCCGCCTCGATCAGCTGTCGATCACGTTCGTGCTGCTGATCACCGGCGTCGGCTCGCTGATCCACCTGTACTCGGTCGGGTACATGGAGCACGACGAGCGGCGCCGCCGCTTCTTCGGCTATCTGAACCTGTTCCTCGCGGCGATGCTGCTGCTCGTCCTCGCCGACAACTACCTGCTGCTGTACGTCGGCTGGGAGGGCGTCGGTCTCGCCTCCTACCTGCTGATCGGCTTCTGGCAGCACAAGCCCAGCGCCGCCACGGCCGCGAAGAAGGCCTTCCTGGTCAACCGCGTCGGCGACATGGGCCTGTCGATCGCGATCATGCTGATGTTCCTGTGGTTCGGCACCTTCGCGTTCGGACCGGTGCTCGGCACCGGCGAGGAGGCCGGACTCGCCGCCGACACGAGCGAGGGCAGGCTCACGGCCATCGGCCTGATGCTGCTGCTCGCCGCGTGCGGCAAGTCCGCCCAGGTGCCGCTGCAGTCCTGGCTCGGTGACGCGATGGAGGGCCCGACCCCGGTCTCGGCCCTCATCCACGCCGCGACGATGGTGACTGCGGGCGTCTACCTGATCGTCCGCTCCGGAGCGATCTTCAACGCGGCGCCGGACGCACAGTTGGTCGTCACCATCGTCGGCGCTGTCACGCTCCTCTTCGGTGCGATCGTCGGTTGTGCGAAGGACGACATCAAGAAGGCGCTGGCCGGCTCGACCATGTCGCAGATCGGCTACATGGTCCTCGCCGCGGGCCTCGGCCCCATCGGCTACGTCTTCGCGATCATGCACCTGGTGACGCACGGCTTCTTCAAGGCCGGGCTGTTCCTCGGCGCCGGTTCGGTCATGCACGGCATGAACGACGAGGTGGACATGCGCAAGTACGGCGCTCTGCGCAAGTACATGCCGGTCACCTTCGTCACCTTCGGCCTCGGCTATCTCGCGATCATCGGCTTCCCCGGCCTGTCCGGTTTCTTCTCCAAGGACAAGATCATCGAGGCGGCGTTCGCCAAGGGCGGCACCGAGGGCTGGATCCTCGGCGGCTGCGCGCTGCTGGGCGCGGCCATCACGGCGTACTACATGACGCGCGTGATGCTGATGACGTTCTTCGGCGAGAAGCGCTGGCAGCCTGACGAGAAGGGCAACGAGCCGCACCCGCACGAGTCGCCCAAGGTCATGACGATCCCGATGATCGTGCTGGCCGTCGGGTCGGTGGCCGCCGGTGGGTTCTTCAGCATCGGCGAACGCTTTGTGCACTGGCTGGAGCCCATCACCGGGTTCGAACATGGCCACCCGCCGATCAGCGCGGGAGTCGTCACCGGCGCGACCGTCGCGTGCATGGTCATCGGCGTCGCCATCGCCTACGGCCAGTACGGCCGCCGGCCGGTCCCGGTCGTCGCCCCGCGCGGGTCGCTGCTCACCCGGGCCGCCCGGCGCGACCTGCTCCAGGACGACTTCAACCACGTCGTCCTCGTGCGCGGCGGCGAACACCTCACGCGCTCCCTGGTGTACGTCGACCACACCCTGGTCGACGGCGTCGTCAACGGCACGGCGGCCTCGGTCGGCGGCCTGTCCGGACGGATGCGCAAGCTCCAGAACGGCTTCGCACGGTCGTACGCGGTCTCGATGTTCGGCGGTGCGGCGGTCCTCATCGCCGCGACCCTGTTGATGAGGGCGGTCTGA
- a CDS encoding NADH-quinone oxidoreductase subunit G, giving the protein MTVTTSAPSGGGEAAVPPEDLVSLTIDGVDISVPKGTLVIRAAEQLGIEIPRFCDHPLLDPAGACRQCIVEVEGQRKPMASCTITCTDGMVVKTHLTSQAAEKAQKGVMELLLINHPLDCPVCDKGGECPLQNQAMSHGHAESRFEGRKRTYEKPVPISTQVLLDRERCVLCARCTRFSNQVAGDPMIELIERGALQQVGTGEGDPFESYFSGNTIQICPVGALTSAAYRFRSRPFDLVSSPSVCEHCSGGCATRTDHRRGKVMRRLAANDPEVNEEWICDKGRFGFRYAQQRDRLQTPLVRNAEGDLEPASWPEALQIAAQGLLASRGRTGVLTGGRLTVEDAYAYSKFARVALDTNDIDFRARLHSSEETDFLAAQVAGHGRDLDGTGVTYTAVEKAPAVLLAGFEAEEEAPGVFLRLRKAWRKHGQKVFSLATHATRGLEKAGGTLLPAAPGTETEWLDALAGGVGLDEAGSKASEALRTEGAVIVVGERLAGVAGGLTAAVRAASATGAQLVWIPRRAGERAAVEVGALPSLLPGGRPATDPRAREEVAAVWGVAELPHRYGRDTGQIVEAAATGELQALLVAGVEVADLPDPARAREALGEVGFVVSLELRPGEVTELADVVLPVAAVAEKAGTFLNWEGRVRFFEAALKPDHMARRLAPTDARVLQMLADSMDVHLGLPDLRTTRAEIDRLGAWDGPRATEPLTIAAQLPRPAAGEAVLAGHRLLLDQGLLQQGDEALAGTRHAARARVSAATAAEAGVKEGDVLAVTGPAGIAELPLQITEMPDRVVWLPLNSVGTGVASDTGALPGSLVRIGPATLASEAPEEVEA; this is encoded by the coding sequence ATGACTGTGACCACCAGCGCTCCCTCCGGAGGGGGAGAGGCAGCGGTCCCGCCGGAAGATCTCGTGTCGCTGACGATCGACGGCGTCGACATCAGCGTGCCGAAGGGCACCCTGGTCATCCGGGCCGCCGAGCAACTCGGCATCGAGATCCCCCGCTTCTGCGACCATCCCCTACTCGACCCGGCCGGCGCCTGCCGCCAGTGCATCGTCGAGGTCGAGGGCCAGCGCAAGCCGATGGCGTCCTGCACGATCACGTGCACGGACGGCATGGTCGTGAAGACGCACCTGACCTCGCAGGCCGCCGAGAAGGCCCAGAAGGGGGTGATGGAGCTCCTGCTCATCAATCACCCGCTGGACTGCCCGGTCTGCGACAAGGGCGGCGAGTGTCCGCTGCAGAACCAGGCCATGTCGCACGGGCACGCCGAGTCCCGCTTCGAGGGCAGGAAGCGGACGTACGAGAAGCCCGTGCCGATCTCCACGCAGGTGCTGCTCGACCGCGAGCGGTGCGTGCTGTGCGCCCGCTGCACCCGGTTCTCCAACCAGGTCGCGGGCGACCCGATGATCGAGCTGATCGAGCGGGGCGCGCTCCAGCAGGTCGGCACCGGTGAGGGCGACCCCTTCGAGTCGTACTTCTCTGGCAACACCATCCAGATCTGCCCGGTCGGCGCGCTGACCTCGGCGGCGTACCGATTCCGCTCCCGCCCCTTCGACCTGGTGTCCTCGCCGAGCGTCTGCGAGCACTGCTCCGGCGGCTGCGCCACGCGCACGGACCACCGACGCGGCAAGGTCATGCGGCGGCTGGCCGCCAACGACCCCGAGGTCAACGAGGAGTGGATCTGCGACAAGGGGCGGTTCGGGTTCCGGTACGCGCAGCAGCGTGACCGGCTCCAGACGCCTCTGGTGCGCAATGCCGAGGGTGACCTCGAGCCGGCCTCCTGGCCGGAGGCGCTGCAGATCGCGGCCCAGGGCCTGCTCGCCTCACGCGGCCGGACCGGCGTGCTGACCGGCGGCCGTCTCACCGTCGAGGACGCCTACGCGTACAGCAAGTTCGCGCGCGTGGCGCTCGACACCAACGACATCGACTTCCGCGCGCGCCTGCACAGCAGCGAGGAGACCGACTTCCTCGCCGCGCAGGTCGCAGGTCACGGCCGCGACCTCGACGGCACGGGCGTCACATACACCGCCGTGGAGAAGGCACCGGCCGTCCTGCTGGCCGGGTTCGAGGCCGAGGAGGAGGCGCCCGGCGTCTTCCTGCGGCTGCGCAAGGCCTGGCGCAAGCACGGCCAGAAGGTCTTCTCGCTCGCCACGCACGCCACGCGCGGACTGGAGAAGGCCGGCGGCACGCTGCTGCCCGCAGCCCCCGGCACCGAGACGGAGTGGCTGGACGCGCTCGCCGGCGGGGTCGGCCTGGACGAGGCCGGATCGAAGGCGTCCGAGGCGCTGCGCACCGAAGGCGCGGTGATCGTCGTCGGCGAGCGGCTGGCCGGCGTGGCGGGCGGGCTCACCGCCGCCGTACGGGCCGCGTCCGCGACCGGCGCCCAGCTGGTGTGGATCCCGCGCCGGGCGGGGGAGCGCGCTGCCGTGGAGGTGGGCGCGCTGCCGTCGCTGCTGCCGGGCGGACGTCCCGCGACCGATCCGCGCGCGCGTGAGGAGGTCGCCGCCGTCTGGGGAGTCGCCGAACTCCCGCACCGCTACGGCCGCGACACCGGCCAGATCGTCGAGGCCGCCGCGACCGGCGAACTCCAGGCCCTGCTGGTCGCGGGCGTCGAGGTCGCCGACCTGCCCGACCCGGCACGCGCGCGTGAGGCGCTCGGCGAGGTCGGCTTCGTGGTGTCGCTGGAGCTGCGGCCCGGCGAGGTGACCGAGCTCGCCGATGTCGTGCTGCCGGTCGCGGCGGTCGCCGAGAAGGCCGGCACCTTCCTCAACTGGGAGGGCCGGGTGCGCTTCTTCGAGGCCGCGCTCAAGCCCGACCATATGGCCCGCCGCCTGGCCCCGACCGACGCGCGCGTGCTGCAGATGCTGGCCGACTCCATGGACGTACACCTGGGCCTGCCGGATCTGCGCACCACGCGCGCGGAGATCGACCGGCTCGGCGCCTGGGACGGACCGAGGGCCACCGAGCCCCTGACGATCGCCGCCCAGTTGCCGCGGCCGGCCGCCGGTGAGGCCGTTCTCGCCGGGCACCGGCTGCTGCTCGACCAGGGGCTCCTCCAGCAGGGCGACGAGGCGCTCGCCGGCACCCGGCACGCCGCCCGCGCGCGTGTGTCGGCCGCCACGGCCGCCGAGGCCGGCGTGAAGGAAGGCGACGTCCTCGCCGTGACCGGCCCCGCCGGAATCGCCGAACTGCCGCTGCAGATCACGGAGATGCCCGACCGGGTCGTGTGGCTCCCGCTGAACTCCGTGGGCACCGGCGTCGCCTCCGACACCGGGGCGCTGCCCGGCTCACTCGTCCGCATCGGCCCGGCGACCCTCGCGTCCGAGGCCCCCGAGGAGGTGGAGGCATGA
- the nuoH gene encoding NADH-quinone oxidoreductase subunit NuoH has translation MSPFLAAEDLSMFGRDPWWLVVIKAVFCFAFLMVTVLFSIVWERKVVAWMQLRIGPNRHGPWGMLQSLADGIKLMLKEDVIVKRADKVVYVLAPIVAAIPAFMAIAVIPFGPAGNEISIFGQRTTMQLTDLPIAMLYILAVASVGIYGIVLAGWSSGSTYPLLGGLRSCAQMISYEIAMGAAFASVFLYSGSMSTSAIVEAQQDRWYIVLLPVSFLIYIVTMVGETNRAPFDMPESEGDLVGGFNTEYSSIKFALFMLAEYVNMVTVSAVSVTLFLGGWRAPYPVSAFWEGANHGWWPLLWFVIKVQLLLFFFIWLRGTLPRVRYDQLMKLGWKVLIPVSVVWLMLVATVRTLRNENYDFADIALYVGGGVLALLLLSFVVDMFRDRAKTAEQTVEEPAGFDAMAGGFPVPPLPGQELPPVPRRRPRRERELIVSGGPDTQSDGSLDGKEASDG, from the coding sequence ATGAGTCCTTTCCTCGCCGCTGAAGACCTCTCGATGTTCGGCCGCGACCCCTGGTGGCTGGTCGTCATCAAGGCGGTGTTCTGCTTCGCCTTCCTGATGGTGACCGTGCTGTTCTCCATCGTCTGGGAGCGCAAGGTCGTCGCCTGGATGCAGCTGCGCATCGGCCCCAACCGGCACGGCCCCTGGGGCATGCTCCAGTCGCTCGCCGACGGCATCAAGCTGATGCTGAAGGAAGACGTCATCGTCAAACGCGCGGACAAGGTCGTCTACGTCCTCGCGCCGATCGTGGCGGCCATCCCGGCCTTCATGGCGATCGCGGTGATCCCCTTCGGCCCGGCCGGCAACGAGATCTCGATCTTCGGCCAGCGCACCACGATGCAGCTCACCGACCTGCCGATCGCGATGCTCTACATCCTCGCGGTCGCCTCGGTCGGCATCTACGGCATCGTCCTTGCGGGTTGGAGTTCCGGATCCACCTACCCGCTGCTCGGTGGCCTGCGTTCCTGCGCGCAGATGATCTCGTACGAGATCGCCATGGGCGCGGCCTTCGCCTCGGTGTTCCTCTACTCCGGGTCGATGTCGACCTCGGCGATCGTCGAGGCGCAGCAGGACCGCTGGTACATCGTGCTGCTGCCGGTCTCCTTCCTGATCTACATCGTGACGATGGTCGGCGAGACCAACCGCGCCCCCTTCGACATGCCGGAGTCCGAGGGCGACCTGGTCGGCGGCTTCAACACCGAGTACTCGTCGATCAAGTTCGCGCTGTTCATGCTCGCCGAGTACGTGAACATGGTGACGGTGTCGGCGGTGTCCGTGACGCTCTTCCTGGGCGGCTGGCGGGCCCCGTATCCGGTCAGTGCCTTCTGGGAGGGCGCGAACCACGGCTGGTGGCCGCTGCTCTGGTTCGTGATCAAGGTCCAGTTGCTGCTGTTCTTCTTCATCTGGCTGCGCGGCACGCTGCCCCGCGTCCGATACGACCAGTTGATGAAGCTCGGCTGGAAGGTCCTCATCCCGGTCTCCGTGGTCTGGCTGATGCTCGTCGCGACCGTGCGGACCCTCCGGAACGAGAACTACGACTTCGCCGACATCGCCCTCTACGTCGGCGGCGGCGTACTCGCGCTGCTCCTGCTCTCCTTCGTCGTGGACATGTTCCGCGACCGGGCGAAGACGGCCGAGCAAACCGTGGAGGAACCCGCCGGCTTCGACGCGATGGCGGGCGGATTCCCCGTACCGCCACTGCCCGGACAGGAACTTCCGCCGGTGCCTCGACGCCGCCCGCGCCGCGAGCGGGAGCTGATTGTCAGTGGCGGGCCCGATACTCAGAGTGATGGATCTCTGGATGGAAAGGAGGCGTCCGATGGCTGA